The following are from one region of the Gemmatimonadota bacterium genome:
- a CDS encoding secretin N-terminal domain-containing protein, producing the protein MNRHRIFASPGRILMVWALLAWAAVAMAEVEDTDGMPTISIDFQDARTPSVLRSFAEFSGINIVAGPEVKGTITARLDDVPWLTALDTVLRAHGYGWERSGSIIRVTTVDKLQNERLNEQVIERKREEYLPLETEVMRVDYANAAELVKPLETLLSSRGRVDVDERTNALVVTDIFDRLTRLRELVAILDFSTPQVEIVAKLVDVDARHVRELGIKWDALGMGGGDATISGGVATSIASAAGSVNVGLLGSDGDLSAVIDALERSNHARIISNPRITTADNREARILVGKKVPLVVADEAGNAMTELTTIGIKLVVTPHINSDSRVTLDLFPEVSDLSSQATVQGGIIIVTSQAQTRVIVRDGETAVIGGLIRLNESVSETGVPFLKDIPVLGNLFKSSNRTTEERELLIFVTPRIIEPQAS; encoded by the coding sequence ATGAATAGACACCGAATCTTCGCGTCGCCGGGACGGATCCTCATGGTGTGGGCGTTGCTCGCGTGGGCTGCGGTCGCGATGGCGGAAGTGGAGGACACCGACGGGATGCCGACGATCAGCATTGACTTTCAGGACGCGCGAACCCCGTCCGTGCTCCGTAGTTTTGCTGAGTTCTCAGGCATCAACATTGTCGCCGGCCCGGAGGTGAAGGGGACCATCACCGCGCGCCTGGACGATGTTCCGTGGCTCACGGCGCTGGACACCGTTCTTCGCGCGCACGGGTACGGATGGGAACGGAGCGGCTCCATCATTCGCGTGACGACGGTCGACAAGCTTCAGAACGAACGCCTGAACGAGCAGGTCATCGAGAGGAAGCGCGAAGAGTACCTGCCTCTGGAGACGGAGGTCATGCGGGTGGATTACGCAAACGCCGCCGAACTGGTGAAGCCGCTGGAGACGCTGCTCTCGTCGCGGGGAAGGGTGGATGTGGACGAGCGGACGAACGCTCTCGTGGTGACGGACATCTTCGATCGGCTGACGCGCCTGAGAGAACTGGTGGCGATCCTCGACTTCAGCACGCCGCAGGTGGAGATTGTCGCCAAGCTGGTCGATGTGGACGCGCGCCATGTGCGGGAGTTGGGAATCAAGTGGGACGCGCTGGGCATGGGTGGCGGCGACGCGACGATCAGCGGGGGCGTGGCCACCTCGATTGCGTCCGCGGCGGGAAGTGTGAATGTGGGGCTTCTCGGATCCGACGGGGATCTCAGTGCAGTGATCGACGCGCTGGAGCGGTCGAACCACGCACGGATCATCTCCAACCCCCGGATCACCACTGCAGACAATCGGGAAGCGCGCATTCTGGTCGGGAAGAAAGTGCCGCTCGTCGTGGCGGATGAAGCAGGCAATGCCATGACCGAACTGACGACCATCGGAATCAAGCTGGTCGTGACTCCGCACATCAACTCGGACTCCCGTGTCACGCTGGATCTGTTTCCCGAGGTGTCGGACCTGTCCTCGCAGGCGACCGTTCAGGGCGGGATCATCATTGTGACCAGCCAGGCGCAGACTCGCGTGATTGTCCGAGACGGAGAAACTGCCGTGATCGGCGGGTTGATCCGACTCAACGAATCGGTCTCCGAGACGGGGGTTCCGTTCCTGAAGGACATTCCGGTTCTGGGGAACCTGTTCAAGAGTTCCAACCGGACGACGGAAGAGCGGGAACTCCTGATCTTTGTGACGCCTCGCATCATCGAGCCGCAGGCCTCGTAG